A window of the Kosakonia radicincitans DSM 16656 genome harbors these coding sequences:
- the ilvN gene encoding acetolactate synthase small subunit has product MQTTDNVILELTVRNHPGVMTHVCGLFARRAFNVEGILCLPLQNGEQSRIWLQVANDQRLEQMISQIDKLEDVVQIIRHQSDPGVFNKLGLFFE; this is encoded by the coding sequence ATGCAAACAACTGATAACGTCATTCTCGAACTCACCGTGCGTAACCATCCGGGCGTCATGACGCATGTTTGCGGGCTGTTCGCGCGCCGAGCATTCAACGTGGAAGGTATTCTCTGTTTACCGCTACAAAATGGCGAACAGAGCCGCATCTGGCTACAGGTTGCCAACGACCAGCGGCTGGAGCAGATGATAAGCCAGATCGACAAACTGGAAGATGTGGTGCAAATCATCCGTCACCAGAGCGATCCGGGCGTGTTTAACAAACTGGGGCTGTTCTTCGAGTAA
- a CDS encoding DUF1198 domain-containing protein, producing MIWLMLATLVVVFVIGFRVLTSDSRRAIRRLTDRLNIQPVPVESMMDQMGKTAGNEYLSYLARPDEAHLQNAAQVLLIWQVSIVDSSEQNLQYWHRLMQKARLAAPITDAQVRLALGFLRELEPDTIELNNFQLRYNAQFIPQEGVHWLH from the coding sequence ATGATTTGGTTGATGTTGGCAACGCTGGTGGTTGTTTTTGTGATTGGCTTCAGAGTGTTAACCTCTGATTCCCGGCGGGCGATCCGCCGTCTCACCGACCGGCTTAACATTCAACCCGTTCCGGTGGAATCGATGATGGATCAGATGGGCAAAACGGCGGGCAATGAGTACTTAAGTTACCTGGCGCGCCCGGATGAAGCACATTTGCAAAATGCGGCGCAGGTGCTGCTGATCTGGCAGGTTTCCATTGTCGATAGCAGCGAACAGAACCTGCAATACTGGCACCGGCTGATGCAAAAAGCGCGGCTTGCCGCGCCGATAACCGATGCGCAGGTGCGTCTGGCACTCGGGTTTTTACGCGAGCTGGAGCCGGATACCATCGAACTGAACAACTTCCAACTGCGTTATAACGCCCAGTTTATCCCGCAAGAGGGCGTCCACTGGCTGCACTGA
- the nepI gene encoding purine ribonucleoside efflux pump NepI, with protein MSEQTVAQPDAVTRPNWSAVFAVAFCVACLITVEFLPVSLLTPMALDLGVSEGVAGQTVTVTAFVAMFASLFITTVIRAADRRYVVIAFAVLLTLSCLLVSFATNFTLLLAGRACLGLALGGFWAMSASLTIRLVPMRTVPKALSVIFGAVSIALVIAAPLGSFLGGIIGWRNVFNGAALMGAICILWVWRALPSLPGKTEHHENMFGLLKRPGVLAGMIAIFMVFAGQFSFFTYIRPVYMNLAGFSVDGLTLVLLSFGIASFVGTSFSSVVMKRSVKMALALAPLTLAVSALVLILWGSDKVVAAGIAIVWGLGFALVPVGWSTWITRTLADQAEKAGSIQVAVIQLANTCGAAIGGFALDHYGLLSPLVLSGSLMLLTALLVAAKVRVKA; from the coding sequence ATGAGTGAGCAAACTGTGGCGCAACCGGACGCGGTAACCCGTCCTAACTGGTCAGCCGTTTTCGCGGTGGCTTTTTGCGTTGCCTGTCTGATCACCGTGGAGTTTTTACCGGTGAGCCTGCTGACGCCAATGGCGCTGGATTTGGGCGTTTCCGAAGGCGTGGCCGGGCAAACGGTCACGGTAACCGCGTTTGTGGCTATGTTTGCCAGCCTGTTTATTACGACGGTGATCCGCGCCGCCGACAGGCGTTATGTGGTGATCGCCTTTGCGGTACTGCTGACCCTCTCTTGCCTGCTGGTCTCCTTTGCTACTAACTTTACGCTGCTGCTGGCAGGCCGCGCCTGTCTGGGGCTGGCGCTCGGCGGTTTCTGGGCGATGTCGGCTTCGCTGACCATACGTCTGGTGCCGATGCGTACCGTGCCGAAAGCGTTGTCGGTGATTTTTGGCGCAGTGTCGATTGCGTTGGTGATCGCCGCGCCGCTGGGCAGTTTCCTCGGCGGCATTATCGGCTGGCGCAATGTCTTTAACGGTGCGGCGTTGATGGGAGCGATCTGCATTCTCTGGGTGTGGCGGGCGTTGCCGTCGCTGCCGGGCAAAACCGAACATCACGAGAATATGTTTGGCCTGCTCAAACGCCCTGGTGTACTGGCGGGCATGATCGCCATCTTTATGGTCTTCGCCGGGCAGTTCTCGTTCTTTACCTATATTCGTCCGGTATATATGAACCTGGCCGGGTTTAGCGTCGATGGCTTAACGCTGGTGCTGCTGAGCTTTGGTATCGCCAGCTTTGTCGGGACGTCCTTCTCTTCGGTGGTGATGAAGCGTTCGGTCAAAATGGCGCTCGCCCTTGCACCGCTGACGCTGGCTGTCAGTGCGCTGGTACTGATTTTGTGGGGCAGCGATAAAGTCGTTGCTGCGGGGATCGCCATCGTCTGGGGGCTGGGTTTTGCGCTGGTGCCGGTGGGTTGGTCAACCTGGATCACCCGCACGCTTGCCGATCAGGCGGAAAAAGCCGGTTCCATTCAGGTGGCGGTGATTCAGCTTGCCAATACCTGCGGTGCGGCGATTGGTGGTTTCGCGCTGGACCATTATGGTTTGCTGTCGCCGCTGGTGCTCTCTGGCAGCCTGATGCTGCTGACCGCGCTGCTGGTGGCGGCGAAGGTGCGGGTAAAAGCGTAA
- a CDS encoding EamA family transporter: MGSTKKGMLYVLAAAVLWGSSGVCAQYIMEKSHIPSPWLTMTRLLFTGIILLTLSFVHGDKIFAILKNRKDAISLLIFSLFGALTVQLTFLLTIEKSNAATATVLQFLSPTIIVTWLALVRKARPTTPVVTAIFTSLMGTFLLVTHGNLTSLSISPQALLWGIVSAFSAAFYTTYPSALIARYGTLPIVGWSMLLAGLMLAPFFGGQAESVAVDGHLLMAFFYLVVIGTALTFSLYLKGAQMIGGSKASILSCAEPLSSALLSVVLLGVAFSLPDWLGTLLIVSSVLLISWDSRRKMRLASASA; the protein is encoded by the coding sequence ATGGGTTCCACAAAAAAAGGGATGCTTTATGTACTGGCAGCCGCGGTGTTATGGGGCAGTTCCGGGGTTTGCGCGCAGTACATCATGGAGAAAAGTCATATCCCGTCACCGTGGTTAACCATGACGCGGCTGCTGTTTACCGGCATCATTTTGCTTACGCTCTCTTTTGTGCACGGCGATAAAATTTTCGCCATCCTGAAAAACCGTAAAGATGCCATCAGCCTGCTGATCTTCTCACTGTTTGGCGCGCTGACCGTACAACTGACCTTTTTGCTGACCATCGAAAAATCCAACGCCGCTACCGCCACGGTACTGCAATTTTTATCGCCCACGATCATCGTGACCTGGCTTGCGCTGGTGCGTAAAGCACGCCCCACCACGCCGGTTGTTACGGCGATTTTCACCTCACTGATGGGGACTTTCCTGCTGGTGACGCACGGCAATCTGACGTCGCTGTCTATCTCACCGCAAGCGCTGCTGTGGGGGATCGTTTCGGCGTTTTCCGCCGCGTTCTATACCACTTATCCCTCGGCGCTGATCGCCCGGTACGGCACACTGCCGATTGTCGGCTGGAGTATGTTGCTGGCAGGGCTGATGCTGGCGCCGTTTTTTGGCGGGCAAGCGGAAAGTGTGGCGGTAGATGGGCACCTGCTGATGGCGTTCTTCTATCTGGTGGTGATCGGCACGGCGCTCACCTTTAGCCTCTATCTGAAAGGCGCGCAGATGATTGGCGGCTCGAAGGCCAGCATTCTGAGCTGCGCGGAACCGCTGAGCAGCGCACTGCTCTCGGTGGTACTGCTTGGCGTTGCTTTCTCTTTACCGGACTGGCTTGGCACGCTGTTGATTGTCTCGTCGGTACTGCTGATCTCCTGGGATTCGCGCCGCAAAATGCGGCTCGCCAGCGCCTCGGCGTGA
- a CDS encoding carbohydrate porin, which produces MRINKILPVALAVTATLCSGSAFAQEFTQEQIDAIVAKAVDKALAERQAKMDAAINKKADVIVEPQTTAQEPDKAIPYGVKFSGYARYGAHFQSGDQKYVGVDGSYNGASAIGRLGNEGNGGEFQLSKAFRGDNGAIWDVNVMFDHWGDEVNLKKAYAGVTNLLASNPNAYFWAGRDFHQRPQQGINDYFWMNHDGQGAGVKNFDIGGVQFDVAAVAAVESCSPEVLEDEANPSRITCTGSSNVGDKGNYAVTSKIHGMKVGPLDLEIYANYGFDSKAIESEDRLRAWQGGVVLSHTYDHGVNKVIARYSDNADNSVFNKTDDLTAIYASFEGNYKFSQQTQVEYLLAFHDYDNSANKADNRRNYGAIIRPMHWWNDVHSTWLEAGYQRVDYDNGGDNHGWKLTLSQNISIAMGPEFRPMLRFYVTGGEVDNKRTARVNGTDDSTLDSFNVGAMWEAWF; this is translated from the coding sequence ATGAGAATAAATAAAATACTTCCAGTGGCGCTGGCGGTTACGGCCACCCTTTGCTCTGGCTCCGCCTTCGCACAAGAATTTACGCAAGAGCAAATCGATGCCATTGTCGCCAAAGCGGTCGATAAAGCGCTGGCGGAACGGCAGGCCAAAATGGATGCCGCCATCAATAAAAAAGCAGATGTCATTGTTGAACCACAAACCACCGCCCAGGAGCCGGATAAAGCCATTCCTTACGGCGTGAAATTCAGCGGCTATGCCCGCTACGGCGCGCACTTCCAGTCTGGCGATCAGAAATATGTCGGCGTCGATGGTTCCTATAATGGCGCCTCCGCCATTGGTCGTCTGGGTAACGAAGGCAACGGCGGCGAGTTCCAGCTCTCCAAGGCATTCAGAGGCGATAATGGCGCGATCTGGGACGTTAACGTCATGTTCGATCACTGGGGTGATGAAGTTAACCTGAAAAAAGCCTATGCCGGGGTAACCAACCTGCTGGCCTCGAACCCGAATGCTTACTTCTGGGCGGGGCGCGACTTCCACCAGCGTCCGCAACAGGGCATCAACGACTACTTCTGGATGAACCATGATGGTCAGGGCGCCGGGGTGAAAAACTTCGATATTGGCGGCGTACAGTTTGACGTAGCTGCCGTGGCGGCCGTGGAATCCTGTAGCCCGGAAGTACTGGAGGATGAAGCCAACCCATCACGCATCACCTGTACGGGCAGTTCGAACGTTGGGGATAAGGGTAACTATGCCGTCACCTCGAAAATTCACGGCATGAAGGTCGGCCCGCTCGATCTGGAGATCTATGCCAACTACGGCTTTGATTCCAAAGCGATCGAAAGCGAAGACCGCCTGCGCGCCTGGCAGGGCGGCGTGGTGCTGAGCCACACCTATGACCACGGTGTGAACAAAGTGATTGCCCGTTATTCCGATAACGCGGACAACAGCGTATTCAACAAAACCGACGATCTGACAGCGATTTACGCCAGCTTCGAAGGCAACTACAAGTTCAGCCAGCAAACCCAGGTGGAATACCTGCTGGCCTTCCACGATTACGATAACAGTGCCAACAAAGCCGATAACCGCCGCAACTATGGCGCGATTATTCGTCCGATGCACTGGTGGAACGATGTCCATTCAACCTGGCTGGAAGCCGGTTATCAGCGCGTCGACTATGACAATGGCGGCGATAACCACGGCTGGAAACTGACGCTGTCGCAGAACATCTCAATTGCGATGGGGCCGGAATTCCGCCCGATGCTGCGCTTCTACGTAACCGGCGGCGAAGTGGATAACAAACGTACCGCGCGGGTCAATGGCACCGACGACAGTACGCTCGATTCGTTTAACGTCGGCGCAATGTGGGAAGCCTGGTTCTGA
- a CDS encoding PTS lactose/cellobiose transporter subunit IIA: protein MVALEEAVMEIIVNAGQSRSLCFEALRSAREGNIEEARSLLREADGYSRQAHKMQTQLIEQDAGEGRQPMTLIMVHAQDHLMTSLLARELSEEIIQLHSLYRQ, encoded by the coding sequence ATGGTCGCACTTGAAGAAGCGGTAATGGAAATTATCGTCAACGCCGGACAGTCGCGTAGCTTGTGCTTTGAGGCACTGCGCTCGGCCAGGGAGGGCAATATTGAAGAAGCCCGCAGCCTGCTGCGCGAGGCCGATGGTTATTCGCGCCAGGCGCACAAAATGCAGACGCAATTGATTGAGCAGGATGCCGGTGAAGGCCGTCAGCCAATGACGTTAATTATGGTGCATGCCCAGGATCATTTAATGACGTCATTACTGGCCCGCGAATTATCTGAAGAAATTATTCAACTGCATTCATTATATCGACAGTAA
- a CDS encoding glycoside hydrolase family 1 protein, translated as MKYVFPANFWWGSACSALQTEGESQQGGKSATTWDTWFAREPWRFHQQVGPQETSTFYRHWRQDIALLKQLNHNSFRTSLSWSRLIPDGTGEVNPQAVAWYNDVIDELLAQGITPFITLFHFDMPMVMQEKGGWESREVVEAFSRYAQICFELFGDRVQHWFTFNEPIVPVEGGYLYDFHYPNVVDFKRAATVAYHTVLAHASAVRAFRAGHHSGDIGIVLNLTPSYPRSQHPADVKAAHHADLLFNRSFLDPVLRGEYPADLVALLKEYDQLPACQPEDISLIAEGKIDLLGINYYQPRRVKCRDSAVNPDAPFMPEWLFDYYEMPGRKMNPYRGWEIYEPGIYDILTNLRLNYGNPRCFISENGMGVENEERFIENGQINDSYRITFVRDHLKWLHKGISEGCNCLGYHMWTFIDNWSWCNAYKNRYGFVQLDLATQQRTIKKSGEWFAATAALNGFTQE; from the coding sequence ATGAAATACGTTTTTCCCGCAAACTTCTGGTGGGGCAGCGCCTGCTCGGCACTGCAAACCGAAGGGGAAAGCCAGCAAGGCGGTAAAAGCGCCACTACCTGGGATACGTGGTTTGCTCGCGAACCGTGGCGTTTTCACCAGCAGGTTGGGCCGCAGGAAACCTCGACGTTTTACCGCCACTGGCGGCAAGATATCGCGCTGTTGAAGCAGCTTAATCACAACAGTTTTCGTACTTCGCTGAGCTGGTCGCGCCTGATCCCGGATGGAACCGGTGAAGTGAATCCGCAGGCTGTCGCCTGGTACAACGACGTCATCGACGAACTACTGGCGCAGGGAATTACGCCGTTTATCACGCTGTTTCACTTCGACATGCCGATGGTGATGCAGGAGAAAGGCGGCTGGGAAAGCCGTGAAGTGGTTGAGGCTTTTAGCCGCTACGCGCAAATCTGCTTTGAGCTGTTCGGCGATCGGGTGCAGCACTGGTTTACCTTTAACGAGCCGATCGTTCCGGTCGAAGGCGGCTATCTGTACGATTTCCATTACCCGAACGTGGTGGATTTCAAACGCGCGGCGACGGTGGCGTACCACACGGTACTGGCTCATGCCAGCGCTGTCAGAGCGTTTCGCGCCGGGCACCACTCCGGCGACATCGGCATTGTGCTGAACCTGACGCCGTCTTATCCGCGCTCGCAACATCCTGCGGATGTGAAAGCGGCACACCACGCGGATTTGCTGTTTAACCGCAGTTTTCTCGACCCGGTACTGCGCGGCGAGTATCCCGCTGACCTGGTGGCGCTGCTCAAAGAGTACGATCAGCTCCCCGCCTGCCAGCCGGAAGATATCTCGCTGATTGCAGAAGGGAAAATCGACCTGCTCGGCATCAACTATTACCAGCCGCGGCGGGTAAAGTGCCGGGACAGTGCGGTCAATCCCGATGCGCCATTTATGCCAGAGTGGTTGTTTGATTATTACGAAATGCCAGGCCGTAAAATGAACCCGTATCGCGGGTGGGAAATTTACGAGCCAGGTATTTACGATATTCTCACCAATCTGCGTCTGAATTATGGCAACCCACGCTGTTTTATTTCTGAAAACGGTATGGGCGTCGAGAATGAAGAACGCTTTATTGAAAACGGACAAATTAACGATAGTTATCGTATTACCTTTGTTCGCGATCACCTGAAATGGCTACATAAAGGAATCAGCGAAGGCTGTAATTGTCTTGGTTACCATATGTGGACATTTATTGATAACTGGTCATGGTGTAACGCATATAAAAACCGCTACGGTTTTGTGCAATTAGATCTGGCAACTCAGCAACGCACTATTAAGAAAAGTGGAGAGTGGTTTGCCGCCACCGCCGCGCTTAATGGTTTTACTCAGGAATAA
- a CDS encoding PTS cellobiose transporter subunit IIC, with protein MSSLYQSMITIIEQSITPLAGRLGQQKYVIAIRDGFTAALPFMIIGSFMLVFIFPPFSADTTVGFARAWLDFSTEYRAQLMLPFNLSMGVMTFFISVGVGASLGRQFNLDPVMTGLLAFMAFLLVAAPYADGKISTQYLSGQGIFTALLTAIYSSRVYAWLKQHNITIRLPKEVPTGVARSFEILIPVVVIIGTLHPLNLFIEAQTGMILPQAIMHLLEPLVSASDSLPAILLSVLLCQIFWFAGIHGSLIVTGIMNPFWMANLSANQAALAAGAALPHVYLQGFWDHYLLIGGVGSTLPLAFLLLRSRVAHLRTIGKMGVVPSFFNINEPILFGAPIIMNPMLFVPFVCVPLVNAVLAYTATKMGLLAQVVSLTPWTTPAPIGASWAANWAFSPVVMCLICMVMSALMYLPFLRAYEHSLMKAEEQKAQTSAPMTETVRSN; from the coding sequence ATGAGTTCCTTATATCAATCAATGATTACGATTATTGAGCAATCCATTACGCCGCTGGCCGGTCGTCTTGGACAGCAGAAGTACGTTATCGCCATCCGCGACGGTTTTACCGCTGCGCTGCCGTTTATGATCATCGGCTCCTTTATGCTGGTGTTTATCTTCCCACCGTTTTCCGCCGACACCACCGTCGGTTTCGCCCGCGCCTGGCTCGATTTCTCTACCGAATACCGCGCGCAACTGATGCTGCCGTTTAACCTCAGCATGGGGGTGATGACGTTTTTTATCTCCGTTGGGGTTGGCGCCAGCCTCGGTCGCCAGTTTAACCTCGACCCGGTGATGACCGGCCTGCTGGCGTTTATGGCGTTTCTGCTGGTTGCCGCGCCGTATGCGGACGGCAAAATCTCCACCCAGTATCTCTCCGGCCAGGGCATTTTTACCGCCTTGCTGACCGCCATCTACTCGTCGCGCGTTTACGCCTGGCTCAAACAGCACAACATCACCATCCGCCTGCCGAAAGAGGTTCCAACCGGCGTGGCGCGTTCGTTTGAGATTTTGATTCCGGTGGTGGTGATCATTGGTACGCTGCACCCGCTGAACCTGTTTATCGAAGCGCAAACCGGGATGATCCTGCCGCAGGCGATTATGCACCTGCTGGAGCCGCTGGTTTCCGCCTCTGATTCCCTGCCCGCCATTCTGCTCTCCGTGCTGCTGTGCCAAATCTTCTGGTTCGCCGGTATTCACGGTTCGCTGATTGTCACCGGCATTATGAACCCGTTCTGGATGGCCAACCTCTCTGCCAACCAGGCCGCGCTGGCAGCGGGCGCTGCGCTGCCGCACGTCTATCTGCAAGGCTTCTGGGATCACTATCTGCTGATTGGCGGCGTGGGTTCGACCTTACCGTTGGCGTTCCTGCTGCTGCGCAGCCGCGTCGCACATCTGCGCACCATTGGCAAAATGGGCGTTGTGCCAAGCTTCTTCAACATCAACGAACCGATTCTTTTCGGTGCGCCCATCATCATGAACCCGATGCTGTTTGTGCCGTTTGTCTGCGTGCCGTTGGTTAACGCCGTGCTGGCTTACACCGCGACCAAAATGGGCCTGCTGGCACAGGTGGTTTCGCTGACGCCGTGGACAACACCCGCGCCAATCGGTGCCTCATGGGCGGCGAACTGGGCCTTTAGCCCGGTGGTGATGTGCCTGATTTGTATGGTGATGTCTGCCCTGATGTATCTGCCATTCCTGCGGGCGTATGAACACTCGCTGATGAAAGCAGAAGAACAAAAAGCGCAGACCAGCGCACCGATGACGGAAACCGTCCGCAGTAACTAA
- a CDS encoding PTS sugar transporter subunit IIB produces the protein MFRIMLCCSAGMSTSLLVRKMLEAAKERELPVEIDAYGVAEFDTQFPRYQVVLLGPQVKYMLNTLSEKAAAHGIPVQPINPMDYGMQRGNEVLDYALSLIEAAH, from the coding sequence ATGTTCAGGATTATGTTGTGCTGCTCTGCCGGGATGTCCACCAGCTTGTTGGTGAGAAAAATGCTTGAGGCGGCGAAGGAACGGGAGCTGCCAGTGGAGATCGACGCGTACGGCGTCGCGGAATTCGACACACAATTTCCGCGTTATCAGGTCGTGCTTCTCGGACCGCAGGTTAAGTACATGTTAAATACACTGTCAGAAAAGGCCGCCGCACACGGCATTCCGGTTCAACCCATCAATCCGATGGATTACGGCATGCAACGCGGTAATGAGGTACTGGACTACGCTTTGTCGCTGATTGAAGCGGCGCATTAA